TCAGAGGATACCGCGAAGACACGTGCTCAAAGCCTGGACTGTGGGACTCCACTGGGCAACTCCCGTCCTTTCTCCTGTGGCTACCGTACGTCAGTCTCCCCGCGCGGCAGCACCAGCAGAACCACAGTCGCATGAGGACGAAGAACTCCTTCCTGAAGTGGCGGCCGCTGCCGCAGTAGAGGAGGAAGTTGACTGTTGAGTTGGCGTACCACAGCATGTTGGTGACAGCCCACACCAGCTCTGCACGGGCCAACAGCTGGGGGTCACGGTCGATTGCGTCCCCCCGCTGCTGGTGCCACAGGATGTAGACGTAGATGGGCGAGGTGAGGAGCAGGAAGGACAGGGACAGGAAGGGCACCGCCGTTGTCATGGACGCCGCCAGCCTCTTCCTGGTGTTGCTGTACACCGCCAGGTGGCGCAACTCTCGCTCCGAGGCGCGCAGACCCCGGATGAGGAAGACGTTGCAGACGACGAGGACGAGCGAGGGCAGGACGCATGACGTCATCAGGTCCACCATGGACCACACCACGGCCAGCGTCTCGGCCAGCTGGACGCCGTCACGGTCCGTGGTCACGGTGCAGAAGCCGTCAGGGTGCGCGCCCGGCACGTGACCCCCGATCAGCACGTGGAGCTGCAGCAGACATGACGTGACGATGATGGCGGCCAGAACCCTGCCGCGGACTTTGAGGGAGCAGCACGACGCGACCCTCTGGGGCCGGGTGACGGACACCGCGCGCTGAGCCGTGACGGCCACCAGCAGCCAGGCCGACACGCTGTTGGCGGCGTTCATGACGAAGGTGAGCACCTGGCAGGGCAGCACGTGCAGGTGGCGCAGGTCGCAGTCAAAGATGTAGAAGCACATGTCGAAGAGCAGACCGGACAGCAGCAGACACAGGTCAGCCACGGCCAGGGTCAGCAGGAAGGGCAGCTGGGCTGACCCCTGGCTCCACATCCTGCGTAACACCGCGATGGTCACCAGGTTGCCGGGCACCCCCACCCCGAGCAGCACGGGTGGCCCGTAGTGCCAGATGTAGGTGAAGGCCGCGTACTCCGGGTAGCCCATCAGGTCCTCCGCGCTGAACCCACCCGTCACGTTGGCTGAGGCGTTGACCTTTGTCCACGCCCTGGCCTGGTTTCTCTGACTCATGAAGGCGAAGTTCTTGGCAGCCATGCCTCTTGTCTTGCTTCACTCCCGGAAACAGAACTGCGAATGTCTTAGACAAGTGCTGACTTGTACACACGCATGCTCAACAGTTGAGAAACTTCACAGTCTCCCATCACAGCTCGTATAATCACAACACTGCTGAGCGGCGAGGTTTCGGAGATATTTCGTCATTCACACAAAAGTGAACTGTGTAAAAAAATGTGTCTTCTGGTCAGAAAATTCCAGATTTCACACGACCGATAGTGGGAGATACAACACCCCCCGTCAGAACAATGTACTTATGTGCCGTAGCGCATAGCAACGGTCGGACGCAGCACTGCCGCAGTAACGTCCCGTGCTGTGCGTCGCGCTGTGTGCTGCTGTCTGCAGCCAAGTAAGTCAGTGATGTGGGGCAGTGTTAGTCATGTGGTGTTTACCATACACACTTTCTGTTGATGTACCATTCGCGTAAATAATACGTTTGCTTTCACGCCTTTTAAGACTTTCCAGAACAAAAGTGATCGTCCatggtttgtttttcttttctttttacatttagtcaacgtGGAATAAAAGCATTTGGTCACGCATTCTCCGATTCAGTCC
This Littorina saxatilis isolate snail1 linkage group LG17, US_GU_Lsax_2.0, whole genome shotgun sequence DNA region includes the following protein-coding sequences:
- the LOC138952109 gene encoding 12-(S)-hydroxy-5,8,10,14-eicosatetraenoic acid receptor-like, whose product is MAAKNFAFMSQRNQARAWTKVNASANVTGGFSAEDLMGYPEYAAFTYIWHYGPPVLLGVGVPGNLVTIAVLRRMWSQGSAQLPFLLTLAVADLCLLLSGLLFDMCFYIFDCDLRHLHVLPCQVLTFVMNAANSVSAWLLVAVTAQRAVSVTRPQRVASCCSLKVRGRVLAAIIVTSCLLQLHVLIGGHVPGAHPDGFCTVTTDRDGVQLAETLAVVWSMVDLMTSCVLPSLVLVVCNVFLIRGLRASERELRHLAVYSNTRKRLAASMTTAVPFLSLSFLLLTSPIYVYILWHQQRGDAIDRDPQLLARAELVWAVTNMLWYANSTVNFLLYCGSGRHFRKEFFVLMRLWFCWCCRAGRLTYGSHRRKDGSCPVESHSPGFEHVSSRYPLTSTSSFDGTSPIVRTVCFKFPATAPSCVELMTSGDAFMSWQDRHGSHFGRHTSNRQINSRNSVSSTDL